Proteins encoded by one window of Trueperaceae bacterium:
- a CDS encoding ABC transporter substrate-binding protein, which translates to MKRTLITTLAALLCAALAQPVQIGILSPLTGAAAGTGQAQLAGFELALEEINEAGGVLGEPLELIVEDTQATPAVAQAAFEKLMTEDGVGIIAGGYSSNVTLSLVESFRTFQPIVTWIGGASSGIGIDGFDGIEELIGEEEWFFHIHPWDYHNVTAATDYVASTEAETVALLHEDSAFGGPGAAAAAGLLEDAGLDVVLRESFTSTLLGGSGDFRAAITKARATDADMLYWIGYDSDVVPLTSQVRELGYTPEYIFGAPPGWPAEFASSPEAQCVTGLIGFLPNLPNPEAQEFTRAYRAMHNADPENYMAALAYANLWALADAINAAGTTDRDEVIAALEAGTFRSPMGDWSFTDSEITSHQGFGAEMWLVFQYQNGVREIVYPIEKATAPLQTCN; encoded by the coding sequence GTGAAGAGAACACTCATCACGACCCTGGCCGCGCTGCTGTGCGCCGCCCTCGCGCAGCCGGTGCAGATCGGGATCCTGAGCCCCTTGACCGGTGCCGCCGCCGGCACCGGCCAGGCTCAACTCGCCGGCTTCGAACTCGCGCTCGAGGAGATCAACGAGGCCGGAGGTGTCCTCGGTGAACCGCTCGAACTCATCGTCGAGGACACCCAGGCGACCCCAGCGGTCGCCCAGGCCGCGTTCGAGAAGCTGATGACCGAAGACGGGGTGGGGATCATCGCGGGCGGTTACTCCAGCAACGTGACCCTTTCGCTCGTCGAGTCGTTCCGCACCTTCCAGCCGATCGTCACCTGGATCGGCGGCGCCTCCTCGGGCATCGGCATCGACGGCTTCGACGGCATCGAGGAGCTCATCGGCGAAGAGGAGTGGTTCTTCCACATCCACCCGTGGGATTACCACAACGTCACCGCAGCTACCGACTACGTCGCCTCGACTGAAGCAGAGACGGTCGCGCTGCTGCACGAGGACTCCGCCTTCGGCGGCCCCGGTGCCGCCGCCGCCGCTGGCTTGCTCGAGGATGCCGGCCTCGACGTCGTACTGCGAGAGTCGTTCACCTCGACGCTGCTCGGTGGCTCCGGCGACTTCCGGGCCGCCATCACCAAAGCCCGCGCCACCGATGCCGACATGCTCTACTGGATCGGCTACGACAGCGACGTTGTGCCGCTGACCTCGCAGGTGCGCGAGCTGGGCTACACGCCCGAATACATCTTCGGTGCCCCTCCCGGATGGCCCGCGGAGTTCGCCTCCTCGCCGGAAGCCCAGTGCGTGACCGGCCTCATCGGCTTCCTCCCGAACCTGCCCAATCCGGAGGCTCAGGAGTTCACCCGCGCCTACCGCGCGATGCACAACGCCGACCCCGAGAACTACATGGCCGCTCTCGCCTACGCGAACCTGTGGGCTCTGGCGGACGCCATCAACGCTGCCGGCACAACCGACCGTGACGAAGTTATCGCCGCTCTCGAGGCCGGTACCTTCCGCTCGCCGATGGGCGACTGGAGCTTCACCGACTCGGAGATCACCTCCCATCAGGGCTTCGGGGCCGAGATGTGGCTGGTGTTCCAGTACCAGAACGGCGTTCGCGAGATCGTCTACCCGATCGAGAAGGCGACCGCACCTCTGCAGACCTGCAACTAG
- a CDS encoding branched-chain amino acid ABC transporter permease, with the protein MEITLLIQALVSGLLASGLYALVAVGLALAIGVIGIVNFAHGEFFMIGAFLTYQLAVSFGLDPVVSLLLVAPALFVIGALLYRTTVHYVLGAPELNQMLLTFGLGIILQNVALLVWGGDPRTVPAIPYRSASFQLGDVTFGAVLVGSFLVSIALVGGLYWLLLRTPTGRGMRAVAQNRIGASLVGLEVDRTYLLTFALSAALAGIGGVMIAVIQSPTPMVGLTYTLKAFAIVVLAGLGNIRGILWASLLVALSESLVANLVPNGGSLRNAVFFAIIFIVLVVRGRKGGAA; encoded by the coding sequence ATGGAAATCACCCTACTCATACAGGCTCTCGTCTCCGGGCTCCTCGCCTCCGGCCTCTACGCCCTCGTGGCGGTGGGCCTGGCACTGGCGATCGGCGTCATCGGAATCGTCAACTTCGCCCACGGCGAGTTCTTCATGATCGGCGCCTTCCTCACCTACCAGCTGGCAGTCAGTTTCGGGCTCGACCCGGTCGTCTCGCTGCTGCTGGTGGCGCCGGCGCTCTTCGTCATCGGTGCCCTCCTCTACCGCACCACAGTCCACTACGTGCTGGGCGCTCCCGAACTGAACCAGATGCTCCTCACCTTCGGACTAGGGATCATCCTCCAGAACGTGGCGCTGCTCGTCTGGGGCGGCGATCCCCGCACCGTCCCGGCGATCCCCTACCGTTCGGCGAGCTTCCAACTCGGTGACGTCACCTTCGGAGCGGTCCTGGTGGGCAGCTTCCTCGTATCGATAGCGCTCGTCGGTGGCCTCTACTGGCTGCTGCTGCGCACCCCTACCGGCCGCGGCATGAGAGCAGTGGCGCAGAACCGGATCGGCGCCAGCCTGGTCGGGCTGGAGGTCGACCGCACCTATCTACTCACCTTCGCCCTATCGGCAGCGCTCGCGGGAATCGGCGGCGTCATGATCGCAGTCATCCAATCCCCGACCCCCATGGTCGGCCTCACGTACACCCTCAAGGCGTTCGCCATCGTGGTACTGGCCGGGCTAGGCAACATCCGCGGGATCCTCTGGGCGAGCCTGCTGGTGGCACTCTCCGAGTCGCTCGTCGCGAACCTGGTGCCCAACGGCGGTTCACTGCGCAACGCGGTATTTTTCGCGATCATCTTCATCGTCCTGGTCGTGAGGGGCAGGAAGGGCGGCGCCGCATGA
- a CDS encoding branched-chain amino acid ABC transporter permease: MRRLLYQVAGVAVAAVLLLVLPDLLRALFGSASVSYLSLLINAATLAILALSWDILARTGQLSLAHAAFYGAGGYSTAILINLADVPLWLGLPLGGLVAGLLALALGPVTLRLHGIYFAIATLAFTEVLRAVVQQLPRGIAGGAPGLNVSALFRPTFIPGEMERWEIAYLRNESYFVVYVIVLLLTIALSLLVQRSRLRSSFTAVRVNQQVAAVMGVNPARAKLLAFILSSVPVGILGALEAHRHGSVNPFDTFGIGTTVLALVTPIFGGLYTTFGPIVGAIVLSALEETLRRSIENGYLIVYGVVLVTAVLFMPRGLVGLFDRLRRRRPASGQRPGLRSPEREGP, from the coding sequence ATGAGGCGGCTCCTCTACCAGGTCGCCGGCGTGGCTGTCGCGGCCGTCCTCCTGCTCGTGCTTCCCGATCTGCTGCGGGCGCTCTTCGGCAGCGCCTCGGTAAGTTACCTCTCGCTGCTGATCAACGCGGCTACACTCGCGATCCTCGCCCTCTCCTGGGACATCCTGGCTCGTACCGGGCAGCTCTCGCTCGCGCACGCGGCTTTCTACGGCGCCGGGGGTTACAGCACCGCCATCCTCATCAACCTCGCCGACGTGCCGCTCTGGCTGGGCCTCCCACTGGGCGGCCTGGTCGCCGGGCTCCTGGCTCTGGCCCTCGGCCCCGTCACCCTGCGGCTGCACGGCATCTACTTCGCCATCGCCACACTCGCCTTCACCGAGGTGTTGCGCGCGGTCGTTCAGCAGTTGCCCAGGGGCATCGCCGGTGGGGCGCCGGGGCTCAACGTCTCTGCCCTCTTCCGCCCCACCTTCATCCCCGGCGAGATGGAGCGCTGGGAGATCGCCTACCTGCGCAACGAGAGCTACTTCGTCGTCTACGTTATCGTCCTCCTCCTCACCATCGCCCTGAGCCTGCTGGTGCAGCGCTCGCGCCTCCGCTCGTCGTTCACCGCGGTGAGGGTCAACCAGCAGGTGGCTGCCGTCATGGGAGTGAACCCGGCACGAGCGAAGCTTCTTGCGTTCATCCTCTCGAGCGTGCCGGTTGGAATCCTCGGAGCCCTCGAAGCGCATCGTCACGGGTCGGTCAACCCGTTCGACACCTTCGGCATCGGAACCACCGTGCTGGCCCTGGTGACCCCGATCTTCGGCGGCCTCTACACCACCTTCGGTCCGATAGTCGGCGCCATCGTGCTCTCGGCACTCGAGGAGACCCTGCGCCGCTCGATAGAGAACGGCTACCTGATCGTCTACGGGGTGGTCCTCGTCACCGCTGTGCTGTTCATGCCGCGGGGACTGGTGGGCCTCTTCGACCGGCTCCGCCGCCGGCGACCCGCGAGCGGCCAGCGCCCGGGACTCCGCAGCCCGGAGAGGGAGGGCCCATGA
- a CDS encoding ABC transporter ATP-binding protein, whose product MSLLRVTSLSKRFGGLDAVKNLDLEVNEGEIVAIIGPNGAGKTTTLNLLSGLLEPTGGTIELAGREIGGVSPDVRCHLGLGRAFQVVQPFPEMTVTENVRVGALFGTPGISAAEATRVTERSLERTGLWDLRETPAEELTLMQEKRLEIARALATQPRVILLDEVMAGLRPAEAREAVGLVKDIRAGGVTVIFIEHVMPVVRDLADRVVVMDYGRKIAEGDYAEVTANPHVVEAYLGSAEEAQL is encoded by the coding sequence ATGAGCCTCCTGCGAGTGACGTCGCTCAGCAAGCGGTTCGGCGGCCTCGACGCCGTCAAGAACCTCGACCTGGAGGTGAACGAGGGCGAGATCGTCGCGATCATCGGGCCTAACGGCGCCGGCAAGACGACCACCCTCAACCTGCTGTCGGGCCTCCTGGAACCGACCGGCGGCACCATCGAACTGGCTGGGCGCGAGATCGGTGGTGTCTCGCCCGATGTTCGCTGTCATCTTGGCCTCGGCCGCGCCTTCCAGGTCGTCCAGCCGTTCCCCGAGATGACCGTGACCGAGAACGTGCGGGTAGGAGCTCTGTTCGGCACACCGGGCATCTCCGCCGCCGAGGCTACCCGTGTAACCGAGCGGAGCCTCGAGCGGACCGGCCTCTGGGATCTGCGCGAGACGCCAGCGGAGGAGCTGACGCTGATGCAGGAGAAGCGGCTCGAGATCGCCCGCGCCCTCGCCACCCAGCCGAGGGTGATTCTGCTCGACGAAGTCATGGCCGGCCTACGGCCGGCGGAGGCTCGCGAGGCGGTGGGGCTGGTCAAGGACATCCGAGCCGGGGGGGTGACCGTCATCTTCATCGAACACGTGATGCCAGTGGTGCGAGATCTCGCCGATCGGGTAGTCGTGATGGACTACGGCCGGAAGATCGCCGAGGGTGATTACGCGGAGGTTACCGCCAATCCTCATGTGGTGGAGGCGTACCTGGGCAGCGCGGAGGAGGCGCAGCTGTGA
- a CDS encoding ABC transporter ATP-binding protein — translation MTHGNGNALRIDSLSTGYGKIQVLWELSLAVPQGSFAAIIGANGAGKSTLLRTISGLLPAWSGQVEAVGRSLTGSSPAQIVRLGVGHVPEGRQLFPAMTVAENLESGADYLPSARKQAAKTRKFVFELFPRLAERAPQLAGTLSGGEQQMLAIGRALMSRPSLLLVDEPSLGLAPALTQTVFAALRSINDEGVTVVLVEQNVRQSLRLADVAFVLENGRITRRGTGDELLEDEAVRAAYLAL, via the coding sequence GTGACCCACGGCAACGGCAACGCGCTGCGCATAGACTCCCTCTCGACGGGATACGGGAAGATACAGGTCCTCTGGGAACTCTCGCTGGCGGTGCCCCAAGGCTCCTTCGCGGCGATCATCGGCGCCAACGGGGCAGGTAAGTCGACATTGCTGCGCACGATCTCCGGGCTGCTGCCCGCCTGGTCCGGCCAGGTCGAGGCGGTGGGGCGAAGCCTGACCGGCTCGAGTCCGGCCCAGATCGTCCGGCTGGGGGTGGGCCACGTCCCGGAAGGCAGACAGCTCTTCCCTGCCATGACGGTGGCCGAGAACCTGGAGAGCGGCGCGGACTATCTGCCTTCGGCCCGGAAGCAGGCAGCGAAGACGCGCAAGTTCGTGTTCGAGCTCTTCCCCCGTCTCGCCGAGCGGGCGCCTCAGCTAGCGGGCACGCTTTCGGGCGGCGAACAGCAGATGCTCGCCATCGGCCGGGCGCTCATGAGCCGGCCGAGTCTGCTCCTCGTCGACGAGCCGAGCCTCGGCCTCGCCCCTGCCCTCACCCAGACCGTCTTCGCCGCGCTGCGGTCGATCAACGACGAGGGGGTGACGGTAGTGCTGGTGGAGCAGAACGTGCGTCAGTCGCTCCGTCTCGCCGACGTCGCGTTCGTACTCGAGAACGGTCGCATAACCAGGAGGGGAACCGGCGACGAACTGCTCGAGGACGAGGCGGTCCGGGCCGCTTACCTGGCGCTCTAG
- a CDS encoding MaoC family dehydratase, producing the protein MSDVTGRLERLVGVEIGPGRWLEIDQGTIDRFAAATLDEQWIHVDPARAAKESPFGGTVAHGMLTLSLAPKLAIELLELETAPLVINYGLNRVRFPAPLRAGQRIRLFLSIIKVERLTGGARVPFDLRIEAEGSPKPVCVAQMIFQLQE; encoded by the coding sequence GTGAGTGATGTGACGGGACGATTGGAACGACTCGTGGGAGTCGAGATAGGCCCGGGCCGTTGGCTCGAGATCGACCAGGGAACGATCGACCGCTTCGCCGCCGCCACCTTGGATGAGCAGTGGATCCACGTGGACCCGGCGCGAGCGGCCAAGGAGTCGCCGTTCGGCGGGACAGTCGCCCACGGCATGCTCACCCTCAGTCTCGCGCCCAAGCTGGCGATCGAGCTGCTCGAGCTCGAGACGGCGCCGCTCGTCATCAACTACGGACTGAACAGGGTCCGCTTCCCCGCGCCGCTGCGGGCCGGGCAGCGCATCCGGCTGTTCCTCAGCATCATCAAGGTGGAAAGGCTGACCGGAGGCGCTCGAGTCCCCTTCGACCTGCGGATCGAGGCCGAGGGATCGCCCAAGCCTGTATGCGTGGCGCAGATGATCTTCCAGTTGCAGGAGTAG
- a CDS encoding Hsp20/alpha crystallin family protein, with product MALVRRQQPRSNSWNLASGSNVPSLFQEFDQLFNQLAAPSLGTTQWTQGYPIDLFETGEELVLQMAVPGVQSEDLDISIEGRELSIQGNLPQAEDEARRYWLQTIPVGEFRRTLTLPVQVEVDNVSATVENGLLTLRMPKQVQARARKISISNR from the coding sequence ATGGCACTGGTTCGTAGGCAGCAACCGCGCAGCAACTCCTGGAATCTCGCAAGCGGCAGCAACGTACCGAGCCTCTTCCAGGAGTTCGACCAGCTCTTCAACCAGCTGGCTGCACCGTCTCTCGGCACCACGCAGTGGACGCAGGGCTACCCGATCGACCTCTTCGAGACCGGCGAGGAGCTGGTGCTCCAGATGGCGGTGCCCGGTGTGCAGAGCGAGGATCTCGACATCAGCATCGAGGGCCGCGAGCTCTCCATCCAGGGCAACCTGCCGCAGGCCGAGGACGAGGCTCGCCGCTACTGGCTGCAGACCATACCGGTGGGAGAGTTCCGTCGCACGCTCACGCTCCCTGTCCAGGTCGAGGTTGACAACGTGAGCGCGACCGTCGAGAACGGACTGCTGACCCTGCGTATGCCCAAGCAGGTGCAGGCGCGAGCCAGGAAGATCAGCATCTCGAACCGCTGA
- a CDS encoding LLM class flavin-dependent oxidoreductase: MSDSRVGQQFELGVYTFADRAMTPLTDHTVSPAHRLADLLEEISLADELGLDVFGVGEHHRPDYVVSSPAVVLAAAAARTERIKLTSAVTVLSSDDPVRVFQQFATVDLISGGRAEIMAGRGSFIESFPLFGYDLRHYDELFSEKLELLLRLRRDERVDWSGKHRPPLEKAGVYPRPERELPIWIAVGGTPESAARAGSLGLPMALAIIGGAPERFEPFARIHREAWTLAGHDPSDLALSINSHAFVGDTSGGAANDFFPYYARAMSRIGRERGWPPTTREQFEALRTPRGALAVGEPEEVAEKILFQHSIFGHQRFMAQMDVGAVPHDKLMRSIELFGTKVAPLVRAEVARRTDSG; this comes from the coding sequence ATGTCAGATAGCCGAGTTGGCCAACAGTTCGAACTGGGCGTCTACACCTTCGCCGACCGGGCGATGACGCCGCTTACCGACCACACCGTGAGTCCCGCCCACCGGCTCGCGGACCTGCTCGAAGAGATATCGCTGGCCGACGAACTAGGTCTCGATGTGTTCGGTGTAGGTGAGCATCACCGGCCCGACTACGTCGTGTCCTCGCCCGCGGTCGTCCTCGCCGCGGCGGCCGCCCGCACCGAGCGGATCAAGCTGACCAGCGCCGTGACGGTCCTCAGTTCCGACGATCCGGTGAGGGTGTTCCAGCAGTTCGCCACGGTAGACCTGATCTCCGGCGGGCGCGCCGAGATCATGGCTGGCCGCGGATCGTTCATCGAGTCGTTCCCCCTCTTCGGTTACGACCTGAGGCATTACGACGAACTTTTCAGTGAGAAGCTGGAGCTCCTGCTTCGACTGAGGAGGGACGAGCGGGTCGACTGGTCGGGGAAGCATCGTCCTCCACTCGAAAAGGCCGGCGTCTATCCGCGACCCGAACGGGAGCTGCCGATCTGGATAGCCGTAGGAGGAACGCCCGAGTCCGCCGCCCGGGCGGGCAGCCTTGGCCTGCCGATGGCGCTGGCGATCATCGGGGGCGCTCCCGAGCGGTTCGAGCCGTTCGCGAGGATCCACCGAGAGGCGTGGACATTGGCCGGGCACGACCCGAGCGATCTCGCTCTGAGCATCAACTCGCACGCTTTCGTCGGCGACACCTCGGGAGGCGCAGCCAACGACTTCTTCCCCTACTACGCGAGGGCGATGAGTCGCATCGGCCGAGAGCGCGGCTGGCCCCCCACCACCAGAGAGCAGTTCGAGGCACTTCGCACGCCTCGCGGGGCTCTCGCCGTCGGCGAGCCCGAAGAGGTCGCAGAGAAGATCCTCTTCCAGCACTCGATCTTCGGCCACCAACGCTTCATGGCGCAGATGGACGTAGGGGCGGTGCCGCACGACAAGCTGATGCGCTCGATCGAGCTGTTCGGAACGAAGGTCGCACCGCTGGTGCGAGCGGAGGTCG